The DNA region tttatatttttcttattttcttgtttttaacttttatttttaattgtatttgttaatgttaatattttgtcgttatatttaaactattcttaacgtttttaatatatatatgtatatatatatacaatattcaaataaacgtgtaaataaaaaataatattttactttttaccttaaattaaaatgatttaaataattatattattaagatgtgaaataaaaactaaaagaataaaattacaatttaatttacaactaaatcatataaatcaaatttcaataaattataaataagtaattatttattttttcttttagaatAACTTATTAGGttcaataattaaaacaaacagCAATAGTATATTCTtacttttattcattatatcgctcattttataaattaaaatactaaaatattttaattttaaattattttattttattattatatattaatatttcttttaagtctttttaaaaaagaaaaattataattttcttaaaatcatccgcatcatcttttttttaaataacctgattttaaaaataactcacTAGTTCAAACATGACCAAActtgaaaacaaaatttgagaATAGTCATTGATTGACTTGTTgattgatattatatataatatatcaacaatattatatataatatgaccaAGCATCGCTTCAATTGCAGTCCACTGAGTTCAAACTTAAAAGGGAAGTTATGACTAATTTATtccaaacaaaaacataaaataaaataaaatagaggttGATTATTATTGTACATGTCATGATGTGCTTATTTAAAACAAGTAGCACGTTTAGACTAGTCCAAGATGACATTCTTTCTTGTTGGGATTAGAGATTGACATTTCACTCATCCTACCAGATATAAGTAATTATGTGTTCCCATTGCTTTCACATGAAAACCAAGTCAgggtataatatatatattttttttattatgcatCCCTACTTTTGTACTCAATTGTCAATTTATTAACCATAAATTTCTAGGTGCGAGTTCTAGGTGTGAGTCCGTGAGACGACAAGTTTTACGCCCGGTTAAATGAGTTTGCGAACTActtgtcccattttttttcatatttatattttgtataatcaAACATTTATATCATCAAGTGATTTTCTATTTAAGATATCATGAATGGAAATTGAAttgtaatctttgttttatttaatactttaggTATTTAAGATGCTTCATTGATTATCTTCTCTTATTTTCTTTGAAACaaaatttttctttttagaaGAAAATAACATAACTTAGGttgttttaaactatttttttctttaacaaGTTGTTTTTGaagttataataaaacaaaatttaaaattcttatatcattaatgtattataattaataaaagggaTAAATACACTCAAGTAACTTATATTTAGTAAATAGAcacttaccaaaaaaaaatgtagatgTGTTTACCTCGGGACAAATTTACGCTAATATGAGAATGTTTATTCTAagttaaactaaataatataaaaagacaaataaccaaaacaaaaattcaaaatcataaCAAGATTGGGAGAAAAACCAATCAACTCAATACTCACATTTCAAAGCAATAAGAATCTTCATACTCATATCTCAACACTCATTTTTGTAtcccaaatttataatttttaaacaatttcgagctatttaatttaattttattttaatttatacaagTTCATTTTACCggtgttaaaataaaattgtatcaataattttccaaaataataaaattcagaCTCTTTTccaataaaacataataatacaaacaaatatataattaaataattaagctaaattataaacaatataaacaataacaaaatatatatatatatatattgtttatatttgttttgctgataaaaaaattaaaaaaaatgatcggAACTAGCTGGCGACTGCCTTGTGCGGCCACGAGACATCCGACTACAGTCAGTCGGCCCAGTCAATGCGGAAGGGACCAAGTCAACCATGCAGAAGATAGGCCCACGTGCGGATCGTGGAGCGCAACTCACATCGCCCATCGTGCATTTGCGGCTGAAGAAGTgctcaagataaaaaaaaaaacgacaTCGTTTCATTTAGAGGAGCTTCTTTCTTGCGACCAACAAGTAGTAGTCTTATTTGAAAAACTGATGAGAGTTTATTTTCATCATTTCTTAACCAAATTGTTGTAACTAAAACACGGGAGAtgatgtaaataataaaatggcACAGATCTTAACGTggtttatcaaaataaaatttaactatgtTCACTTAGAAGGGAGATTATTATTAAGGAGATCATGACAGACATTACAACATGATAGTCTAaggttatgacacgagtttatataccACTTGTTTTTTCCTGAACTATAATAGATATAAAATTGAGACTAGAAGTGATGCTCTCAAATCAAAGGCTTTAACTTTCTAAAGTGTCCGATTGCACATTTGAATAAGCATCAACTAGATCAACACAAATATTTGTTTGGAGTCTTCAAAATATTGTCACAATATTTTCTTGGTTGTattatcataacaaaatatcaaatttcattttgtgttaatcgtatttcttcatttcaagattatacaccaaaatatatagtttctttttaatcaatattatttttccttGCACTAAACAATTCAAGGCAATTCAGCAAATATCCACATtgacttgaatattttaagaTGTCCCATATGTATTAGTCTTCTCTTTTGAGACCTCGATGATGACAATATCtaaaaaacacacaaaaaaactTGTTGAATATGTCCAAATAGCCATATCAACGATTGTTTTTGCTCTTACCAACAACTTTAACGGCCCACATAAGCCATGTTGTTTCAGTAGAGCTTGTATCTTGATCTGTCATTCTGTTCCTCCATAATGATCATCTCAACGGTTATTTCTGCTCCTACCGACAACTTTAGTGATTCCATAAACCATGTTATTTTAGTAGAGCTCGCATCTTGAACTTTCATATTGATTTTTTCAAGAATGATCATCTCAGCGATTATTGCTACTTCTACCGACAACTTCAACAACCATATAAGCCATGTTATTTTAGTAGAGCCTGTATCTTGATTTGTCAGATTGTTCCTCGAAAATGACCATCTCAGCAATTATTTTTGTTCCTTTCGACAATTTCAGCGATCTCATAAGCCTTGTTATTTTAGTAAAGCTCGCATCTTGATCTACTATAGACTGAAGTTGTTTCTCCTTGTGAACTTAtcgattttaattattattgttgtcATCTCAATTGAAAGAACAAACAATCGAATTAACCTCGTTTTAATACAAGTttgttgtaaaaaaaaattaagagagatGACGTAAACAATAAAATGACATGATTTTAACGTGATTCACCAAAATAAAACATAGTTACGTCCACCTAGAAAAGATATAATTATTAAGGAGAtcaggatatatatatatatatatcatgataGTCTAAGGTTATGACATTAGTTTATATAACATTCGATCTCCCCTAAAACATTGACAGATACTGAAGTCAGTTTAAAAGTTCTAAATGAAAAGACTTTAACTTTGTAAAGTGTCTGAGATTGCACATTTAAATAAGTTCCAACTAAGTCAACACCAATATCTTGTCTTGAAAGTTCCAAAACATTGTCACAATATTTTCCTAATTGTATTAccatatcaaaatatcaaattttttatgttaatcttatttctttatatcaaaattatacataaaaaaaatataatttcattttctcaatattctttttttttatcaaataattcattacatCTCatacaaatgataaaattaaaaaagataaatgacCCTCATGCTATAGGGATCATTCCCCTGCACCCTTATAGTACATCAAGGCCGCGATATCACTACGACgattaagaaaatatgaaatgagagtgttttattttttattttaatatattgttggtgatttattaaaaaatgtaaatattaaatacatattattataaaaaaaattattttatttatatttgtatatgtTTGAATCGCACAGAAATTTTCCTAGTTTATTTAATGTTACTTGggcaataataataaaatgttcaCACTATCTCGTGCGATAAAGGAGACCTTACTTTTTATATATGTGTAcgtaacaaattaattaacatggtctttttgtaaaaaaaaaatactcgaATTTATTCTCATGATCACTATCATGATCTTTTATAGTCATTATTCTCGATTAATTAGAGTGTTCTTAACGAGAGTCGAACCGAAAACatgtgattttttaaaattgcaTAAAAGATGACCGaattttatatcttttatatattttaaaacagtGTAAGCAACTCTCTAATAATTTGATATTCGATCGCGATAATTTTCGTGACATTGACATATTTTTAAGTAtcgttataaaatttataatataaaacttgtaacttaaattttatataaatatgttcaaATTAGTCTAACATGATGTATTTATGAATTTCCACCTAATATTAATAGTTTAGTAATATATTGCAACATCTTactgattaaaaataaatttaaaactgacTTAAAATTCTCAAAGGCCCCCACACTAGACattaaaagttttttaattatttaaaaaaggtatattatcttaaaatatGCTTAAAGCTTTTTcgtataaaactaatatttgttTATCATCTTTTTGTTTGTTGGAAGAAATTACCTATATTTGTTTTTGCAGATGTCCTATTATTGTAACTCATACCACTAGTAGAAAATACACTATCAGAGACGGCCGTCGTTAAAACCCAAATGttaatgttaataattattagCGTTTGACAAACAAAATCGTCGACCGTAAATGCTAAAGATTTGGTCGTTaaaagattataatatttaaccaTGGAGATCTTCCCCTAACGCCAACATTGATAATCCTTTCTGATTCAATTATTAACGTCGCCATTAGGGGAGGACAACCGATGTTGATGAAAATCGATATTAACGTCGACGTTAGGGGAGCAAAGCCGACGTTGATATCGTTCTTTATCAACATCGTCCATGAAACTTATTTGGCAAAGACTGTCAGCGATAATATTTGTCGGTGGATCGTTGATAGTCTAAATATTGATTATTAGGGACGACGATAAGATAATGTTGTggctaataatatataatatcagcCACTACATTATGCTAACGCCGTCCCTAATAGAGTGGCAAAGACGAATCAACGGCGGCGTTATCATGTATCGACgttaataacattaattaacgTCGGCCTTACCTTAAAGTCAACGctactaatattttaatataccCATAAAGGAATTTATATGTcgataatatataatcaagtaattaaataaacaatagtGATGGACGAATTGAATAGACAATAGACAATTGGCTCTCCTAGGAAATCTCcatcttcaatttcattttaaccaattgaagatgaagatttcCTAGAAGAGATTGATAATCATTGAGAAAATTCATTAAGGAGAAGTTCTTCTAACCAATAAATAATCAGACTCTCCTTGGAAATCTCcattttcaattaattcattctaacTAATTGAAGATGATGGATATTTCTaagaagagattgatgatcattgagaaaGTTCAACCAATGTGCTTATAACCAATAGACAATCAGACTCTCTTGAGAAATCTTTATCTTCAATTTCATTATAACCAATTAAAGATGGAGATTTTGCGGAAGAGATTTatgatcattgagaaaattcATTAAGGAGAAGCGAGAGAGGAGCGTGCTAAGTGACTGTAAGAATTAGTTTCAACCAATGTGTTTCTAACCAATATTCAATCGTGGAGAaatcttcaaatttttttaactagTTGAAGATAGAGATATCTCATAAGAGATTGAGAAGACCCTGATTGGATACTAGTTAGAAGGAAATCAATAGTTTCACTTATTTGGCAATCTCAAATTTCTTAAGAAGAAACTAGAGAAGAGTGTGCTATTTATAGGCCATGAAACTTATGTGGCAATGAATATCAGCGACGACATTTTTTGGTATGTCGTTGATAGTGTGAAGACTATTAGGAACGATGGTAACATACTATCGTGGTTAATATTCTAAAGACTATTAGCCACGACAATAACATAATGTCGTGGCTAATATTATAGATTATTAGCTACGGCATTATGCTATCGTTGTGGATAATATTCTTTTTGAAAATGGCGGAAAAATGGTGGGGAAACCTGAATTTTAGTCACGGTGTTCACATTGAAAATCGTCGCTGATAATAATGGCCGGAAAGACAGACTATTATTGACGGCACCGACAAAAAAATATGTGgctgataatatttattaactacGGCGTAACATCGTTGtgactaataatttttattaaccaCGAGGGTTATGTCGCCGAtgctaataatttttattaaccacgacgtaGCATCGTCGTCGCTAGTGTTGGTCACTAAAAACGCTTATTCTATTAGTGTGCAGATGTGGACTCCATTAATACCATAAAGGAAGTTCTTAATCAATTCTCAAGTATCATTGGCCTCTACATAAATGAAGAGAAGAGTGTTATTTTTTATGGAGGGTGAATGAAATAACtaagaagaatatttttaatgtcaTTGGAATCAAAGAGGGTCAACTGCCTATCCGGTACTTGGAAGTGTCTCTCATCCAAATTGCTCAGGATCACACATTGCAGATTGCTAATTGTCAAAAATTCAATAAACGAATGGGCATCGAAAATCTTATCATATGCAGGAAGAATTGAGTTGGTTACTAAGGTCATAATGGTAAACATTGAATTCTGGGCCCAACAACTTGATATTCCACATTGATGGACGACTTGAATAGACAATAAACAATCAGGCTTTCCTATAAAATCTCCATCTTCAACTTAATTTTAACCAATTGAAAATGGAGATTTCCTAGAAGAGATTGATAATCATTGAGAAAATTCATTAAAGAGAATTGTTTCTAACCAATAGATAATCAGGCTCTCCTTGGAAAtctccattttcaaataattcattctaACTAATTGAAGAGGAGGGAGATTTTTAAGAAaagattgatgatcattgaaAAAATTCAACCAATGTGCTTCTAACCAATAGATAATTAGACTATCTCGGGCTCCATCTTCAATTTCAGTATAACCAATTGAAGATGGAGATTTCGTGGAAGAGATTGATGATCAATGAGAAAATTCAttaaggagaaaagagagaggAGTGTTCTTAGTGATTGCATGAATTGGTTTCAACCAATGTGTTTCTAACCAATATTCAATCGTGATCTTCTAAGAAATCTTCAATTTCCTTTTAACCGGTTGAATCTTCAATCTTCAATCTTCAATTGGATACTAGTTAGAAGGAAATCAATAGTTTCACTTATTTGGAAATCTCAAATTCTTTAAGAAGAAACCAGAGAAGAGCGTGCTATTTATAGGCCATAAAACTTATTTGGCAATGAATTTCAGCGACGACATTTTTTAGTAGGTCGTTGATAGTGTGAAGACTATTAGGGACGGCGATAACATAATGTTGTGGTTAATATTCTAAAGAATATTAGCCACGACGATAGCATAATTTCGTGACTAATATTATAGATTATTATCCACGGCATTATGATATCGTCGTgactaatattcttttttaaaatggcGAGGAAAGGTGGGGAAACCTGAATTTAGTCATGGTGTTCACATTGAAAATTGTCCCTGATAATAATGGCGGGAAAAGGGCGGGAAAGACAGACTATTACCGACGGCACCAATAAAGAAAGACGTggctaataatatttattaaccacAGCGTCACATGCCGtgactaataatttttattaaccaTGGCAGTTATGTCGCCGACgctgttaatttttattaaccaCGGTGTAGCATCGCCGTCTCCAGTGCCTATCTGGTACTTGGGAGTGCATCTCTCGTCCAAACAGCACACATTTCAGATTGCTAATTGAGAAGGTCAAAAATCCAATAAACGGTTAGGCCTCGAAAAGCTTATCATATGCGGGTAGTATTGAGTTGGTTACTAAGATCATAATGGGCAGCATTGGATTCTAAGCACAATAACTTGTTATTCCTAAAATGGTGATGTAAAAACTTGCTAAACTAATGAGAGACTTTATTTGGGGCACTAAAGGGAGAGGAGGCAAGAAGGTATAATGGGATGATGTTTGTAAATCCAAGAAAGAAGGAGGCATCGGTATCAAAAACTACACAGAATTGAACAAAGTGTTAGTTATAAACACTTTTGGGCAATTGCAAAAAAGGAAGATTCGCTTTTGTTCAATTGAGTACAGGTTCCTGAAAGTGGATAGAAGTATATAGATGTACAAGGTGAAGGAGAACATTTCTTAGTCGTTAAAGAAGATCCTGAAACTAAAACAAAATGTGGAACTGCTATATCAAGTCAGATTTGGTGATGGTAAGGGCACTCTATTCTGGTATGATTCGTGGTTATGAGATATGAAGTTGGAAACATCTAAATAAGAAGAAGACATCAGTTGGTAACCGTGTGTGATGTTAAGAAAGGTCAATGCAATGATATTATAAGGTTAAATCTAGATATGGCAAGAATCCTTTATGATGTTAATCTTATAACATTTCATGAAAGGCATGATGTGCATTAATGGAAGGTTGAGATCAATAACAAATTTAGCTCTAGTTTGGCATTGGCAATGCATTCGCTCTAGAAGGCAGATTGTGGAGTGGCGTCACAGTGTATGGTCTTCTAGGATTATACTTAGATATCATATTACGCTTTTGCTTGTTCATAGACATAGACTGGTGACTAGAGATTGCTTGATCGCTTGAGCAAGTTCATGACTATCCCTAACACTAGTTGTGACCTATGCATTGATTGTGAATAGTCAATCTCTCATTTATTTGGTGAATGTAACTTCAATAAAGATCTTTAGGGAAAGTTTCTCAACGGTTTCAGTTTACAAATCCCCTTGTTTGATTGGAGTAGTATAAGAAATTTAGTGCTTTCAAAGACTAAAGGAAACTCATTTGAGGTCAATTTATTCAAATACTTCTATGGATTTCTTATGTATCATGTTTTGATGGAGAGAAATGCTAAAGTGTTCTCTAGAACAATGAGAAATGAAGAATAATTTTGGAATGATATTGTTGTTGATGGTTATATCTTATTTACACAATGAGAAGAATTTCAATCACTACAAGGAATTGGAAGCTTTGTCAAAGATGGGGATGGAGTTTGATGAAGTCACAAAGGAAACAATATTCAAGGTGAGACAGAAATTTATGcttggttgttggatttttttaaaaaaaatgttgtttgcTTGATGTATTTTCTTGTGGGTTTGTTTGTATGTTGtattttttctaagtgttgaacTTTTAATTTCTAAGTTTGTTTGCTTATTAGGACAATGATTGTTTTGTCATAATTTCATAACTAATGTATTTTATTAGAGCGGTCAGATGGGTCAATCCTTGGCGGGGCGAGCCTACCCACTAAAACTCATCATTTGACGGGTCAACGGTGGACCGGTCAGCCATCCCGACGGGCTGAAAatccctaacccaacccaaggTGGGTTACGGGTTAGGCGGGTCAGCCCGCTGGTTGtctcactacaaataaaaatcattaataatctAAAGAATAAGAGTTCAAGAACATGattaaatagtcataatacacACCAAACAAAAGTCTTGTCTATTATTACTCATTAATTGACCAAATAGTTCAACaaagtaactaaaatttaaaaaattcataaaatagaaatttttgCCAACAAAGTAACGGATTAGATTTTTTTGCCAACCCGCGGGCCAACTCAAGCCCGACCCGCCTAGGCCCTCGACCCGAGCGAGCTGACCCGTGTAGGCCCATTTCCAAATACATTGCTAATATATCAACTCAACCCATCTAAATTGTTTGACGGTGCGGACCAACTCAACGGCTCTAATCTTTATTCACTTTCGgaattttagttaaataaaaataatcatttctcaaaacaataaaataaataatatatatatatatatatatatatatatatatatatatatatatatatatatatatatatatatatatatatataagtataagaCTAATAATCTTAAGGTGAGTTTTTGAGAATTCttgatattttgaataaaaaatttaatttaaggaaaaataataattatcttattaaaatatcaatttaaataatataatattttaaaatatacactaattatatatattaatgatattttatttgaattcaatCTAACTCCAACTCATTCCAAAAAGAAAAAATCGAGTTCCTAGATAATTGATAATTATAGTCCAGACTCCAGTGTGCACACAACCCGAGTATAGAGTATATACATTATTCATTAATGTCCCCACTtcaatttaacacattttgtttcttttatttgttatttaacaATTGACCAcgttttctttataatatttccatgtgcaatattaataatatgttcACACTGTCTCTTTCACGCGCCAAAGAAGACcgttactcatatatatatataagaaattaactTTGGCttgttatattcaaaataaagttCCCACGATCGAAATTGAAGAAATTAAGAATGGAAGAATTCTTCCAATACGATTTCACCACCCCAATTTTTCCGGCGATCCGTACTAACAGCAGCGCTTTCATCCCCTATAATCACCGGACCAACTTCCCAAGGCTCACCGGCGGCAGCCGGATTAATGTGAATCGCAGAATGGTGGAGTTCTTGAGGAGGACCTGGAGTccgccggcgccggcgccggcggAAATGGAGGTGAGAGAAAGGGGTTATAGGCATATGATTAATGAAAGgattaggagagagaaacaaaaGGAAAGCTATTCTACCCTTCGTGGACTGTTACCCAATGGAACAAAGGTAATGAttaatttctttcaaatttaattttacatgatgttttcatgaattaaatcataaattattattgtgtATAATAGAATGATAAGAACACGATCGTACAAGTGGCGGCGAAAGAGATTGTGGAGATGGAGAGACGGCGACGGGAACTGGAAAATCAGAACAAAGAGATGGCGGCGCGATTGGGTAAGAGATTGTGTTCGTTGGATGGAGAAGATGAGGGATCTGTAAGTTATAATAAGAAGATTATGTTGAAAATGGcgaatccttcttcttcttgttctggaaTTGATTCTGTTCTTGAGGTGCTTAGATGTTTAAAGAAGAATGGATTGAAGGCTAAATCTATTCAATCCAATTTCTCTAACAATCAGATTTCAGCTGTTCTTCACATCTTTTCACAGGTAACAAATTATCTCTTTCCTCTGTTCCAAAGTTTTCAAATTTAGGGGCAATTTTGTAATTTACATTTGATGATCGGCccttttaacacattttttctttcaaatatgaattattttaatcttgGGAATAATTAAACACTTGAATagaacaaaattatatatatataatcggtAATAATTTTGAGAGATGGAAGATTTAGTTTTTGttggaaaataatttaaaaagtattaatatataaataaaataataataattttaaataaaggatatttttttaatgaattaattatttcatataaaaaaataatatttaattttttgagttatttaaataactgaaaaacaaaccctaaattataatttaattgtattttaaaacaaaagaaattaaAGTGCAGACTCTTAATTTGTGGGTCTAATAAAGtagataaaaaacaaatttaatactACTTGTAAAAGAATTATCAAATTTAGCCTTCTAATACAAATATTCCATTTTAAGAAATTCTTTTCGCATTGTTATATTTGTTACGCAAGACATAATTTGtctattttatatgtatttatatatatatatattcaattaattttaaactaatttttgttatacacttaaatataaaattaaattaacttataaaaattattttatatttatttcaattcttatattatttttcattgttTAATTTGCACTAAATGTTGATTTGaagttaaattagttaaaattcatttttctaatgtattttttaattttagttttatcaattaactttttattatgtttttttttttaatttcagttttttaaatgttttgttgtttttttatttttttaaaaaaatagctttttatatcaattatttttttattagtttctgtttttattgttatttagtttttattttattttttgttgtttt from Impatiens glandulifera chromosome 5, dImpGla2.1, whole genome shotgun sequence includes:
- the LOC124939349 gene encoding transcription factor bHLH92-like, which encodes MEEFFQYDFTTPIFPAIRTNSSAFIPYNHRTNFPRLTGGSRINVNRRMVEFLRRTWSPPAPAPAEMEVRERGYRHMINERIRREKQKESYSTLRGLLPNGTKNDKNTIVQVAAKEIVEMERRRRELENQNKEMAARLGKRLCSLDGEDEGSVSYNKKIMLKMANPSSSCSGIDSVLEVLRCLKKNGLKAKSIQSNFSNNQISAVLHIFSQVTNYLFPLFQSFQI